One window of Raphanus sativus cultivar WK10039 unplaced genomic scaffold, ASM80110v3 Scaffold3955, whole genome shotgun sequence genomic DNA carries:
- the LOC108834098 gene encoding bidirectional sugar transporter SWEET12, giving the protein MAIFNTQNTWAFAFGLLGNIISFAVFLSPVPTFYRIWKKKTTEDFQSLPYVVALFSAMLWLYYATQKKDVFLLVTINSFGCFIETIYIAIFVAFATKKARMLTVKLLLLMNFGGFCLILLLCQFLAKGSTRAKIIGGICVGFSVCVFAAPLSIIRTVIKTKSVEYMPFSLSLTLTISAVVWLLYGLALRDIYVAFPNVIGFVLGALQMILYVVFKYCKTPSDLVEKELEAAKLPEVSIDMLKLGTLASPEAAEITVVPTANKCICNDQKTETENGQRVKNGTHSTAAC; this is encoded by the exons ATGGCTATCTTCAACACTCAAAACACATGGGCCTTCGCCTTCGGCTTGCTCG GAAACATCATTTCCTTTGCTGTTTTCCTCTCCCCCGT GCCAACGTTCTATAggatttggaagaaaaaaaccACAGAAGATTTTCAATCTCTTCCCTATGTGGTGGCGCTCTTCAGCGCGATGCTTTGGCTCTACTACGCTACTCAGAAAAAAGATGTCTTCCTTCTCGTCACCATCAACTCCTTTGGTTGCTTCATAGAAACCATATACATCGCCATATTCGTTGCCTTCGCCACCAAGAAAGCACGA ATGTTAACGGTGAAGCTCTTGTTGCTAATGAACTTTGGAGGATTCTGTCTGATTCTCCTCCTCTGCCAATTCTTAGCAAAAGGTTCCACACGTGCGAAGATTATCGGAGGAATCTGTGTCGGATTCTCTGTCTGCGTTTTCGCTGCGCCGCTTAGCATTATC AGAACGGTGATAAAGACAAAAAGTGTGGAGTACATGCCGTTTAGCTTATCCTTGACACTTACAATCAGTGCGGTCGTATGGCTTCTTTATGGTCTTGCTCTTAGGGATATCTACGTTGCT TTCCCGAACGTGATTGGGTTTGTTCTCGGTGCACTTCAAATGATACTTTACGTGGTTTTCAAATACTGCAAAACGCCGTCGGATTTGGTGGAGAAAGAACTCGAAGCCGCTAAGTTGCCGGAGGTGAGTATTGATATGCTGAAGCTAGGGACATTGGCATCTCCTGAAGCAGCAGAGATCACAGTCGTACCAACTGCGAACAAGTGTATATGTAATGATCAGAAGACTGAAACTGAAAATGGACAGCGAGTTAAAAACGGCACACACTCCACTGCAGCTtgttaa